The Bdellovibrio bacteriovorus region TACCAGTGAGCTTCACAATGTGATAACCCATGCGCGATTTAACCACCGGAGTTGTCTCGCCCACTTTCAAGTTTGAAATGGCTTCTTCAATCTCTGGCAAGAATTCACCGGATTTAAATGTACCTAAACTTCCGCCAGAAGAAAAATTCGGATCTTCGCTGAATTGTTGGGCCAAAGTTTCAAAGTTGTCGCCGCCACGAACTTTACCCGCGGCTGCTTGCGCTCTTTGCAGAGCCGCTTCAGCGCCACCCTTTTTCGGGTTAAAGAAAATGTGTGAAACGGAGAACTCGTCAATCGAAGGACGGCTGCTAGGATTTGTTTTTAAGTATTCGTTCAAAGCATCTTCGTCAGAGATACGAAGTTTTGAAATGATCTCTGAATCCATTAAAGATTGTTTTTCAATGCTGTGTTTTAGGAAAGTTTTGTATTCAGTTGCTGAAATTCCTTGGCCTTTAATGATGTTTAAAAGCTCAGCCTCAGAGACATTGTTTCTTTTCGCCATGCTCTTCAGCTCGGACTCTACGCGATCTGAAGTGACTGAAAGATTCAAACGCTTTACTTCAGATTCCAAAATCTTTTCGTTAATCAGATAATTTAGTTGAGCTTTACGATCACCCTTAAGACTTGTTGGTGATTTATCAAAGAGCAAAGCTTCATCGATTAAGCCTGGTTTGCCGATACGATTTTGCAGTTCTTTAAAATCGGATTCCAAAACAAGCTCGGTATTCACGATAGCCACAGTTTTTTCCACAAGCTCAGCGTGAACAGGTGTAGCGATCAAAAATGGAAAAAGAAAACTAATCATTGGGTCCTCGCGTATCAACCGTAATCGAGTTCATTAAATCGTAGTCCTTTAGGACTTTACTACTTCTGAGCTGAGCATCAAGCCAAGCTACATATTCCGCCTGCTCGCGTTGAGCACGAAGTGCACGAATTATCTGTGATTTGACCTCTTCTAGGGGCTGAGTCGTTGCAGGGGCCTTTTTTTCTACACGAATTAGGTGAACACCAAAGGGGCTTTTCACGGTTTGTAAGCCAGCGCCGGCGCTAAATAACGGGTCAAAGTAATCCACACTGCCCTTTTCAATCCAACCAACGACACCACCCGTTTTACCCTCAGGAGTGATTGAAAACTTACGAGCCAGTTCACCAAAATCGGACGTTTTTAAGTCAGTTCTGATAGCATCGGCTTTAGCATCTTCATCGACCACGATTTGACGAATGTAAATGCGCTCTTTACGTTTCCAGCGGTCTTTATTGTCTTCGTAGTAGCGTTTGATCTCTTCATCGGTGGGAGTTTTAATTTTTTCATTCAGTTTTTTAAAAACTTCTTTTTCAACCAAACCGTAACGAAGTTCTTCGCGCCACTCAGAGAAAGAAAGGTTTTCTAAGGCTAAAGCACGACGGAAGGAAAGATCATCGGGATAATTCGCGCGAAGCTTGTCGACTTCTTTATCCAGCATGTTTTCAGAAATCACGATGCTTTGTGAGCGAGCCCAATCCAGAGTTAAACTTTTCACTAAGAAATCGCGTAAAATTTCTTCTTTCACACGATGAATATTGTTGGGATCTTTGGCCGCTAAAGCATCAAAGTTTCGCAGACGACGGGCTAACTGATTGGCGAACTGTTTTGAAGTTAAAACGTGATCATTCACCTTCTCTACGGGTTTAGTAGAGATCTTTTGGTAACTGGAAGGACAACCCGCCAAGGTGAAGGCCATTAAAATAAAAAGCCCCGTACTTGCGGGGCTCTTTAGAAATTTCATAAG contains the following coding sequences:
- a CDS encoding peptidylprolyl isomerase, with translation MISFLFPFLIATPVHAELVEKTVAIVNTELVLESDFKELQNRIGKPGLIDEALLFDKSPTSLKGDRKAQLNYLINEKILESEVKRLNLSVTSDRVESELKSMAKRNNVSEAELLNIIKGQGISATEYKTFLKHSIEKQSLMDSEIISKLRISDEDALNEYLKTNPSSRPSIDEFSVSHIFFNPKKGGAEAALQRAQAAAGKVRGGDNFETLAQQFSEDPNFSSGGSLGTFKSGEFLPEIEEAISNLKVGETTPVVKSRMGYHIVKLTGKKLTTDPKFERAKDRIKAQLLEASFKRQLKTWLQSKRDEIFVRINE
- a CDS encoding peptidylprolyl isomerase, which encodes LMKFLKSPASTGLFILMAFTLAGCPSSYQKISTKPVEKVNDHVLTSKQFANQLARRLRNFDALAAKDPNNIHRVKEEILRDFLVKSLTLDWARSQSIVISENMLDKEVDKLRANYPDDLSFRRALALENLSFSEWREELRYGLVEKEVFKKLNEKIKTPTDEEIKRYYEDNKDRWKRKERIYIRQIVVDEDAKADAIRTDLKTSDFGELARKFSITPEGKTGGVVGWIEKGSVDYFDPLFSAGAGLQTVKSPFGVHLIRVEKKAPATTQPLEEVKSQIIRALRAQREQAEYVAWLDAQLRSSKVLKDYDLMNSITVDTRGPND